A region from the Salmonirosea aquatica genome encodes:
- a CDS encoding sensor histidine kinase — protein MLSEQYTPAFADLLFDKTDEFIGIYDLTEERFKRVNRAGVRMLGFVSEAELLADPVRSRSIRTPPLPDEHRGSLIAGLLQTGSHQETALIGRQQGETFWGRMVLTAFSAQGEAYALVRVADEGRLRQTELELAQTARRYEAIFFNATIGIVVCNAQGLIISANQMAERQFGYPPETMLGRMIEDLVPAGVGRYHQKLRESFNNEPAVRAMGHNRELHAKRKDNSIFPVEVSLSYFWLEEKIHIVAFVVDITAKKEVERELLDQKEKIERLNASLERKVLERTHDLMDTLEQLERSKEELGRALDAERKLSELKSRFVSMASHEFRTPLTAVLTSAALIEKYPAGEQQDKRKKHIDRIRTSVTNLNDILEEFLSVGKLEEGKIAAHPKETVQSKLLSETVADMRSMLKPGQTIETQQKGPDQVFLDPSLLRKILVNLISNAIKYSQAGTVVSVRFTSNEGHLRVIVEDQGVGISREDQAHLFERFYRAPTVTNIEGTGLGLHIVGRYVELMGGTISIESELNKGTIVTILLPAL, from the coding sequence ATGTTGTCGGAACAATACACCCCAGCATTTGCCGATCTTCTTTTCGATAAGACGGACGAGTTTATCGGTATTTACGATCTAACGGAAGAACGTTTCAAGCGTGTCAACCGCGCAGGGGTACGCATGCTGGGGTTTGTATCGGAGGCGGAACTGCTGGCTGACCCTGTCCGGTCCCGCTCCATCCGAACCCCGCCCCTCCCCGATGAGCATCGAGGTAGTTTGATAGCGGGTCTTTTGCAAACAGGAAGCCATCAGGAAACTGCGCTGATCGGCCGACAGCAGGGAGAAACTTTCTGGGGGCGAATGGTGCTTACCGCCTTTTCCGCCCAGGGTGAGGCCTATGCCTTGGTGCGGGTGGCCGACGAAGGCCGGCTTCGACAAACCGAACTTGAGCTGGCTCAGACTGCCCGGCGCTATGAGGCCATTTTTTTCAATGCTACCATCGGCATCGTCGTCTGCAATGCGCAGGGGCTGATTATCTCTGCTAACCAAATGGCGGAGCGGCAGTTTGGCTACCCACCCGAAACAATGCTTGGGCGGATGATTGAAGACCTGGTTCCGGCAGGTGTAGGCCGCTACCACCAGAAACTCAGGGAGTCGTTCAACAACGAGCCCGCGGTGAGAGCCATGGGGCATAACCGGGAACTGCACGCAAAGCGGAAAGACAATTCGATATTTCCTGTGGAAGTAAGCCTCAGCTATTTTTGGCTTGAGGAAAAAATTCACATCGTGGCGTTTGTAGTTGATATCACGGCGAAAAAAGAAGTCGAACGAGAGCTGCTTGACCAAAAGGAAAAAATCGAGCGCCTGAACGCCAGCCTGGAGCGGAAGGTTCTGGAGCGCACCCATGACCTGATGGACACGCTGGAGCAACTGGAGCGGTCGAAGGAAGAACTTGGGCGCGCATTAGACGCTGAGCGAAAGCTCAGTGAGCTTAAGTCCCGCTTTGTATCAATGGCATCCCATGAATTCCGCACTCCGCTGACCGCGGTGCTGACCTCCGCGGCACTCATCGAGAAATATCCCGCTGGTGAACAACAGGATAAGCGCAAGAAGCACATTGACCGTATCCGTACTTCGGTGACGAATCTCAACGATATATTGGAAGAGTTTCTGTCGGTAGGCAAGCTGGAGGAAGGAAAAATAGCCGCCCATCCTAAGGAAACTGTACAGTCGAAACTACTTTCCGAAACTGTGGCCGATATGCGGAGCATGCTCAAGCCGGGACAGACCATCGAAACCCAACAAAAAGGACCAGACCAGGTTTTCCTCGATCCTTCTCTCCTTCGCAAAATTCTGGTCAATCTGATTTCGAACGCCATAAAGTACTCCCAGGCGGGAACGGTAGTCTCCGTGCGCTTTACCAGCAATGAAGGCCACTTAAGGGTTATAGTCGAAGACCAGGGTGTGGGTATTTCCAGAGAAGACCAGGCGCACCTTTTTGAACGGTTCTACCGTGCCCCAACTGTGACGAATATCGAGGGAACCGGATTAGGATTGCATATTGTAGGGCGGTACGTGGAATTGATGGGGGGAACCATATCCATAGAAAGTGAACTGAACAAGGGAACCATAGTCACCATTTTACTGCCAGCACTATGA
- a CDS encoding AraC family transcriptional regulator has translation MKPILKIVNTQQSEALQIMKVRDPYFFPTWHFHPELEIMLVQEGSGIRFVGNSMERFQAGDLVLHGSNIPHLYRSDKEYYQKDTSLVSRAMVVYFKENFLGESFWKLSAIAPLKRLLALSRRGIKFRGRAKEELQERIEGLESQKDSIGRIIDLLAILRSMAETREYDLLLASDFTRHVSEDDCERINKVYQFIIDHYTENPTLDQVAEVANMSSTAFCRYFKSHTTKTYTQFLNDIKIDNACRLLLDNRLSISQICFETGFNNFTHFNGQFKKITGLTPKQYQTYHLNR, from the coding sequence ATGAAACCAATTCTGAAAATTGTCAATACGCAGCAAAGTGAAGCCCTCCAGATAATGAAAGTGCGGGATCCGTATTTTTTTCCAACCTGGCATTTCCATCCGGAACTGGAGATTATGCTGGTGCAGGAAGGTTCGGGTATTCGTTTCGTGGGTAATAGTATGGAGCGTTTCCAGGCGGGCGATCTGGTGCTACACGGCAGCAATATTCCGCACCTGTACCGCAGCGATAAGGAGTATTACCAGAAAGACACCAGCTTGGTGTCGCGGGCGATGGTCGTGTATTTCAAGGAGAATTTCCTGGGGGAAAGTTTTTGGAAGTTATCGGCCATTGCCCCCCTGAAAAGGCTGTTGGCGTTATCCAGGCGTGGCATTAAGTTTCGGGGCCGTGCCAAAGAGGAACTGCAAGAGCGGATCGAAGGCCTGGAATCGCAGAAAGACAGCATCGGCCGCATCATCGATTTACTTGCCATTCTGCGGTCAATGGCTGAAACCCGGGAGTACGACCTTCTGTTGGCCAGTGATTTTACGCGTCACGTAAGTGAGGACGACTGTGAGCGAATCAACAAAGTATACCAGTTTATCATTGACCATTATACAGAGAACCCAACCCTCGATCAGGTAGCTGAAGTCGCTAATATGTCAAGCACGGCCTTTTGCCGCTATTTCAAATCGCATACCACAAAAACCTACACCCAGTTTTTGAATGACATAAAAATAGACAATGCGTGCCGGTTATTGTTAGATAACCGACTGAGCATATCACAAATCTGTTTTGAGACGGGCTTCAATAATTTCACCCATTTTAACGGTCAGTTTAAAAAAATCACCGGCCTTACCCCCAAACAATACCAGACTTATCACCTTAATCGCTGA
- a CDS encoding nucleoside hydrolase — protein sequence MKNAVMVLLCLVPLLSFGQQPVKIILDTDMDSDVDDVGALSMLHSLASAGEADILAVMVSSLNPWSAPAVDVLNTYFGRPGIPIGNVKRFGVYHPSRYARMLAETFPQQVGSGEKAPEATGLYRQILARQPDHSVVIVTIGDLTNVARLLSSAPDTISSLSGEALVAKKVKHLVAMGGRYPVELDAWPNGNFKPDPASTRQVVSQWPTKIIFTGGGVFANAIPTGKIYFESAQEKTPMRRAYETFLVGWNRNYHHSADMIAVYVAVRGPEPYFKIQEQGTNHIFENGTTVWRMEPDDKRHALVNEFAEGVDPLEVARKFDELLIKKGVGK from the coding sequence ATGAAAAATGCTGTAATGGTTTTGCTCTGCCTTGTCCCTTTGCTGAGTTTCGGGCAGCAACCTGTGAAAATCATTCTCGATACGGACATGGACTCCGACGTGGACGACGTCGGCGCTTTATCCATGCTACATAGCCTGGCCTCCGCGGGCGAAGCTGACATCCTGGCCGTGATGGTCTCGAGCCTGAATCCCTGGTCGGCTCCTGCCGTCGACGTGCTCAACACCTATTTTGGCAGGCCTGGTATACCTATCGGCAACGTCAAACGATTTGGTGTATACCATCCATCGAGGTACGCCCGGATGCTTGCCGAGACATTTCCCCAGCAAGTAGGATCAGGGGAGAAAGCTCCGGAGGCAACGGGGCTGTATCGTCAGATACTGGCACGGCAACCCGATCATAGCGTAGTAATTGTTACCATAGGGGACTTGACCAACGTAGCGCGTCTGCTCAGTAGTGCGCCGGATACAATCAGTTCACTAAGTGGAGAAGCCCTCGTGGCCAAAAAAGTAAAGCACCTGGTGGCTATGGGCGGACGCTACCCCGTAGAACTTGACGCGTGGCCCAATGGCAATTTCAAGCCTGACCCCGCCTCGACCCGGCAGGTGGTCAGTCAATGGCCCACAAAAATCATTTTTACGGGTGGAGGTGTTTTTGCCAACGCCATTCCAACAGGTAAAATCTATTTCGAATCCGCCCAGGAGAAAACGCCTATGCGTCGGGCCTACGAAACATTTCTGGTAGGCTGGAATCGCAACTACCACCATAGCGCCGACATGATCGCCGTGTACGTAGCCGTGCGGGGCCCCGAACCCTATTTCAAAATTCAGGAGCAGGGAACCAACCATATTTTTGAAAATGGAACCACCGTTTGGCGTATGGAGCCGGACGATAAACGGCATGCGTTGGTCAATGAGTTTGCCGAAGGCGTGGATCCATTGGAGGTTGCCAGAAAGTTTGACGAATTACTCATCAAAAAGGGGGTAGGCAAGTGA
- a CDS encoding RagB/SusD family nutrient uptake outer membrane protein codes for MKTYLKKYLVPVILVATTFSCTGSFLKENPVSVLNPASFYTSEAGLTQGVNAVYASLRSVYGENQGPLFLALMGTDEFLTGKNVAGAHIVKYDATFNSSMGETAFVWQSLYKTINTANVVLASEENVSMNQEAKNQLLAEVRFIRAHAYFYLVQYFGEISLLTEPTIGLQTDYERNTREDVYGQILEDLTFAEANLPSTTNDFGRVTKGAARHQLAKIHLVLKNWTAAADYAKKVIESGVYELQDDYVSIFEVDNQINSEIIWSIQYENDLLNSGAGNQSHTWFTNSYSDVQGMQRTLEWGRPFTRFSPTTHLMNLFEKDKDQRWHVWRRFEDYFYNNPASLPAGKKLGDPIDESWRGKPEFHWALKKFQDPSRLSPNETRGNKDFLVFRLGETYLIAAEALLMAGKPDEAAVYFNEIRRRAAKPGVDFLISSSALTLDLILDERSRELAGEVNRRADLVRTGKLLERVRKYGDPAVLTNLKEHHVLLPIPQNQIDLTTSVYSQNEGY; via the coding sequence ATGAAAACATACCTGAAAAAATACCTGGTTCCGGTTATCCTGGTTGCTACGACATTCTCCTGTACGGGGTCTTTTTTGAAGGAAAACCCGGTCTCGGTTCTCAATCCCGCCAGTTTTTATACCAGTGAAGCCGGACTGACTCAGGGAGTTAATGCCGTATACGCCAGCCTGCGCTCTGTGTATGGCGAGAATCAAGGTCCCCTTTTTTTAGCGCTTATGGGAACCGATGAGTTCCTGACGGGTAAAAATGTAGCCGGGGCGCATATTGTGAAATATGATGCCACGTTCAATTCCAGCATGGGCGAAACAGCTTTTGTATGGCAGTCTTTATATAAGACCATCAATACGGCCAATGTCGTGTTGGCAAGTGAAGAAAACGTTTCCATGAATCAGGAGGCAAAAAATCAGCTCCTGGCGGAAGTACGCTTCATTCGGGCACATGCCTACTTTTATCTTGTCCAGTATTTTGGAGAAATCAGTCTGCTCACCGAACCGACCATTGGTCTGCAAACAGATTATGAGCGGAATACCCGCGAAGATGTGTACGGGCAAATTCTCGAGGACCTGACTTTTGCGGAGGCCAATCTGCCCTCTACCACGAATGATTTTGGACGGGTAACAAAAGGGGCAGCCCGTCATCAGCTGGCGAAAATACACCTGGTATTGAAAAATTGGACAGCCGCAGCGGATTATGCCAAAAAGGTAATTGAATCAGGGGTCTACGAGTTGCAGGACGATTATGTGAGTATTTTTGAGGTGGACAATCAGATCAACTCTGAAATCATCTGGTCGATTCAATATGAAAATGATTTACTGAATTCCGGAGCGGGGAATCAATCGCATACCTGGTTTACCAATTCGTACAGTGATGTGCAAGGCATGCAACGTACCCTGGAATGGGGTCGGCCGTTCACCCGCTTTTCTCCCACCACCCATTTAATGAATTTGTTCGAAAAGGATAAGGATCAGCGGTGGCATGTCTGGCGGAGGTTCGAAGATTACTTTTACAACAATCCGGCTTCGTTGCCGGCAGGAAAAAAACTGGGCGATCCGATTGATGAAAGCTGGCGGGGAAAGCCGGAGTTCCACTGGGCCCTGAAAAAGTTTCAGGATCCTTCGCGCTTGTCGCCCAACGAAACCCGGGGCAATAAAGATTTTCTGGTATTCCGCCTGGGGGAGACCTACCTTATCGCGGCCGAGGCATTGCTCATGGCTGGAAAACCCGATGAGGCCGCAGTGTATTTCAATGAAATCAGGCGACGGGCCGCAAAACCCGGAGTTGATTTTCTGATCAGCTCATCCGCACTTACCCTTGATCTGATTCTGGATGAACGCTCCCGTGAGCTCGCCGGGGAGGTGAATCGCCGGGCTGATCTGGTACGGACGGGTAAACTACTCGAACGCGTTCGTAAATACGGCGATCCGGCCGTGCTAACCAATTTGAAAGAACACCATGTGTTGTTACCTATACCTCAAAATCAGATTGACTTGACGACGTCGGTCTATTCCCAAAATGAGGGTTACTGA
- a CDS encoding SusC/RagA family TonB-linked outer membrane protein translates to MASPRSAISNFYSSAVEVSGQVLGEDSTGIPGVSVKERGTTNGTITNAEGEFSLAVTNEASVLVFSFLGYVSQEKVVGSSTRLQISLQPDIKALLEVVVVGYGTQRKSDVTGAISKISADKVKAVPVVSTEQVLQGQAAGVDVVAAGNAPGSGMTVRVRGQRSIQAGNDPLYVVDGIPFDGGLNQISPNDIQSIEVLKDASSAAIYGSRAANGVVLITTKRGSAGKTTVSIDSYYGVQNILNQVNVLNADDFVNFRKTAQNRTDLNTILAPEEIANFENGRSVNWQDLLLSMNAPQQNHQISLSGGSEKTRFLVSFNYLQQKGIIAPSDFSRGSLRINLDHEINKRIRMGVSSLLTRNLTNRVDVGNALIAASQISPLGDVRDEQGNLLLYPTQSEQLVVNPLTDIANNINKTWENRIFASLYAELTLGKGFTYRFNFGPDLSFENNGVYIGSETNAKKGALDEGQSNRADSYSYTLENILRYTKAIAETHKLDVTLVHSIQNRKYTYTRVSAQGFPTDQVEWQKLSSGTIKGFDTGFEDWRLLSYMARANYGFRDKYLFTLAARLDGSSRFGDRNKFGFFPSAAFAWRLIEESWMPSASWLSDLKMRVSYGTVGNTAISPYQTIGALTRSSYLFGSNPAQGFGPGSLPSPDLKWETTRQFNAGLDFGLVNNRLSGALEYYRTSTDDLLLSQSLPPTSGYSTIISNIGATRNQGIELTLQTVNLDLTSGFKWVSDLNFSANRNEIVRLLGDNKNDIGNRWFIGQPIQVYFDTRYQGIWQQEQAEEAKSYGRTVGQIRVEDLNADGRINADDRTILGSPFPKWTGGMTNTFSYKGWNFSFFVYTRQNFLINSAIYAGNLGELNSRFNIPQFIDYWTPENTGARYPKPLPIGNNNPDLNALGYVDGSYVRLRTVTLSHDFGKTLISRLGMQSLRVYATLNNPLNFTSFKGWDTEAGSSVNSYPSTKLALLGVNITL, encoded by the coding sequence TTGGCGTCACCAAGGTCTGCCATAAGCAATTTTTATTCGTCCGCAGTAGAGGTTTCGGGCCAGGTGCTTGGGGAAGACAGCACCGGGATTCCGGGCGTGAGCGTAAAGGAGCGCGGCACAACAAACGGAACCATCACAAATGCCGAAGGGGAATTCAGCCTTGCGGTCACTAACGAGGCAAGTGTACTTGTGTTCAGCTTTCTCGGGTATGTTTCCCAGGAGAAAGTCGTTGGCAGCAGCACCCGCCTGCAAATAAGCCTGCAGCCGGATATAAAGGCATTGTTAGAGGTAGTTGTGGTGGGGTACGGTACCCAGCGTAAGAGTGACGTGACAGGAGCAATATCAAAAATTTCGGCTGACAAGGTGAAAGCTGTTCCGGTAGTTTCTACCGAACAGGTATTACAGGGCCAGGCGGCCGGAGTTGACGTGGTAGCGGCGGGCAACGCGCCGGGGTCGGGCATGACCGTGCGGGTGCGCGGACAACGATCGATTCAGGCGGGAAATGATCCTCTCTACGTGGTGGACGGCATTCCGTTTGATGGGGGATTGAATCAAATAAGCCCCAATGACATTCAGTCGATAGAAGTATTAAAAGATGCCTCTTCGGCCGCTATTTATGGTTCCAGGGCAGCCAACGGGGTGGTTCTAATTACAACCAAGCGAGGCAGCGCCGGCAAAACCACCGTCAGCATAGACTCCTACTACGGGGTGCAGAACATCCTCAACCAGGTGAACGTACTTAACGCGGATGATTTCGTGAATTTCAGAAAAACCGCCCAGAACCGTACTGATTTGAATACGATTCTGGCACCTGAGGAAATTGCCAACTTTGAGAATGGTCGGTCGGTGAACTGGCAGGATCTGTTGCTGTCAATGAATGCCCCGCAGCAGAATCACCAGATCAGCCTATCCGGGGGGAGTGAAAAAACCAGGTTCCTGGTTTCCTTCAACTACCTTCAGCAGAAGGGGATCATTGCTCCCTCTGACTTTTCCAGGGGGTCGCTCCGGATCAACCTTGACCACGAAATCAACAAGCGGATCAGGATGGGGGTGTCATCGTTGCTGACCCGGAACCTCACCAATCGCGTGGACGTGGGCAATGCGCTCATAGCCGCCTCGCAGATCAGTCCTTTGGGGGATGTGCGCGATGAGCAGGGGAACCTGCTGCTGTACCCTACCCAGAGTGAGCAACTGGTGGTCAATCCCCTGACGGATATTGCCAACAACATCAACAAAACCTGGGAAAACCGCATATTCGCGAGTTTGTACGCCGAACTTACGCTGGGCAAAGGTTTTACATATCGCTTTAACTTTGGCCCCGATTTATCGTTTGAGAACAACGGTGTGTACATCGGATCGGAAACAAACGCCAAAAAAGGCGCTCTGGACGAAGGGCAGAGCAACCGGGCCGATTCGTACTCCTACACACTTGAGAACATCCTGCGTTATACCAAAGCTATTGCTGAAACACATAAGCTGGATGTGACGCTGGTACACAGTATTCAAAACCGCAAATACACCTATACCCGCGTTAGCGCACAGGGGTTCCCCACCGACCAGGTAGAATGGCAGAAGTTGTCCAGTGGAACCATAAAAGGATTCGACACGGGCTTTGAGGACTGGAGGCTACTTTCTTACATGGCTCGGGCAAACTATGGATTCCGGGACAAATACCTGTTCACACTTGCCGCACGCCTGGATGGATCCTCCCGCTTTGGCGATCGGAACAAATTCGGTTTCTTCCCCTCGGCGGCCTTTGCCTGGCGTCTCATTGAGGAAAGTTGGATGCCTTCTGCTTCCTGGCTGTCGGATTTGAAAATGCGTGTAAGCTACGGTACCGTAGGCAACACGGCCATTTCGCCCTACCAGACGATCGGGGCACTTACGCGCTCCTCGTACCTTTTTGGTTCTAATCCCGCCCAGGGATTCGGGCCGGGCAGTCTGCCAAGCCCTGACCTGAAATGGGAGACAACCCGGCAATTCAACGCGGGGCTGGATTTTGGCTTGGTGAACAACCGGCTTTCGGGGGCACTGGAATATTACCGTACCAGTACTGACGACCTACTCCTGAGCCAATCGCTGCCCCCGACCTCGGGCTACTCTACCATTATTTCCAACATAGGCGCTACCCGGAACCAAGGCATTGAACTGACTCTGCAAACGGTAAACCTGGATTTGACTTCGGGCTTTAAGTGGGTTAGTGATCTCAATTTTTCGGCAAACCGGAACGAAATCGTCCGGCTATTGGGCGATAATAAAAACGACATTGGCAACCGCTGGTTCATCGGACAGCCCATTCAAGTGTACTTTGATACACGCTACCAGGGTATCTGGCAGCAGGAGCAGGCCGAAGAAGCCAAAAGCTATGGCCGTACCGTGGGACAAATCAGGGTGGAGGACCTCAACGCTGATGGCCGCATCAATGCCGACGATCGCACTATTCTGGGGTCTCCGTTTCCGAAATGGACGGGTGGCATGACCAATACGTTCAGCTATAAGGGATGGAACTTCTCATTCTTTGTCTATACCCGTCAAAACTTCCTGATTAACAGTGCCATTTACGCCGGCAATCTGGGAGAGCTCAATTCCCGCTTTAACATTCCCCAGTTCATCGACTACTGGACGCCCGAGAACACCGGAGCCCGCTATCCCAAACCACTGCCCATTGGAAACAATAACCCCGATCTAAACGCCTTAGGCTACGTGGACGGCTCTTACGTACGGCTCAGGACGGTAACGCTTTCGCATGATTTCGGCAAGACGCTTATCAGCAGACTGGGCATGCAGTCACTTCGGGTGTACGCTACGCTCAACAATCCGCTTAATTTCACCAGCTTCAAAGGGTGGGATACCGAAGCAGGCTCGTCGGTAAACTCCTACCCGTCGACCAAACTGGCTTTGCTGGGAGTGAACATTACCTTGTAA
- the rpiB gene encoding ribose 5-phosphate isomerase B, which translates to MEKPKIYLGCDHGGYTLKALLIDYLIGQDYEVQDFGCHSEDIVRYPYYAEKVVKAVRSVPSARGVLLCTTGIGMSIFANKFKGIRAALCTTSYQARMTAAHNNSNILCFGGRCIGLYEAQDMLHTWLTTPYEGGRHDISLGLIQSAEDINFSAKEWEGMGSHEP; encoded by the coding sequence ATGGAAAAACCAAAAATCTACCTGGGCTGCGATCACGGAGGCTACACCCTGAAAGCCCTGCTGATCGACTACCTCATTGGGCAGGATTACGAGGTTCAGGATTTCGGATGCCATTCAGAAGACATTGTAAGATATCCGTACTACGCCGAAAAGGTGGTAAAAGCCGTACGATCCGTACCGAGTGCTCGCGGAGTTCTACTTTGTACCACGGGTATTGGCATGAGTATTTTTGCGAATAAATTCAAGGGCATCAGGGCTGCTTTGTGTACCACATCCTATCAGGCAAGAATGACCGCCGCCCACAATAACTCCAATATATTATGCTTCGGCGGCCGTTGTATCGGACTGTATGAGGCGCAAGACATGCTGCATACCTGGCTGACAACCCCATACGAGGGAGGCCGCCACGACATCTCACTGGGCCTGATTCAGTCGGCCGAAGACATAAACTTTTCAGCAAAGGAATGGGAGGGAATGGGAAGCCATGAACCCTAA
- a CDS encoding TIM barrel protein — protein MKLSIAIADTHARPSAFVVYRGFELCIPKAATLGFKGVELALKRAEEIDPLRMQTLLEEHQMEISCISTGQVYADDGLMFTDPRIEKRQQVRKVFKELIDLAENFGGLVNIGRVRGQIGEAPRAEAENLFIEMAQELCDYAAPRQVTLILEPVNRYEIDFVNNVEEGVGLMQKVNRFNMMLMPDVFHMNIEDRAIGPELARHIDHVRYIHLADSNRLAPGQGHLDFPAIFEALLEAEYDGWVSAEILPLPDPDQAARQTAEYLLPLIDTFNRKSSERWVDSPMAKPLGYR, from the coding sequence ATGAAATTATCAATTGCCATTGCCGACACCCACGCGCGGCCTTCTGCCTTTGTCGTGTACCGCGGTTTCGAACTGTGCATACCCAAGGCTGCAACCCTGGGCTTTAAAGGCGTGGAGCTGGCACTGAAGCGGGCCGAAGAAATTGATCCCCTACGCATGCAAACCCTCCTGGAGGAGCACCAGATGGAAATTTCATGCATCTCCACGGGGCAGGTATACGCCGACGACGGACTGATGTTTACCGACCCAAGGATCGAAAAAAGGCAACAGGTACGGAAAGTTTTCAAGGAATTGATTGACTTGGCGGAAAATTTCGGAGGGCTGGTCAATATTGGCCGGGTACGCGGGCAAATCGGGGAAGCCCCACGGGCCGAAGCAGAGAACCTGTTCATTGAAATGGCCCAGGAACTGTGTGACTATGCGGCCCCCCGGCAGGTGACGCTGATTCTGGAACCCGTCAACCGCTACGAGATTGATTTTGTGAACAATGTGGAAGAAGGTGTTGGGCTAATGCAAAAAGTGAATCGGTTCAATATGATGCTCATGCCCGATGTTTTTCACATGAACATTGAGGACCGTGCAATCGGTCCTGAACTTGCCCGACATATTGACCATGTCAGGTACATCCATCTGGCAGACTCCAATCGCCTGGCACCAGGTCAGGGACACCTGGATTTCCCGGCTATCTTCGAGGCGCTGCTGGAAGCAGAATACGACGGTTGGGTATCGGCCGAAATACTGCCCCTACCAGATCCCGATCAGGCAGCCCGACAAACCGCTGAGTACCTCCTGCCGTTGATTGACACCTTCAACCGAAAATCCAGCGAAAGATGGGTAGACAGCCCCATGGCCAAACCCTTGGGATACCGCTAA
- a CDS encoding MFS transporter — translation MKPLNNYRWWVCALIATATAINYLDRQNLPIAIGEIRKTIEISDFEYGLINSLFLFAYGTMYAVGGRTIDLLGSKMGYAVMILWWSAANIIHGLVSSVTGLGLARFLLGLGEGGGFPASAKVVSEWFPQRERSIAFGIFNAGSSLGAVMAPPLLAAIISLANWRWTFILSGLLGLGWVVLWYRMYSLPSNSRYSSSAEKDYINNGQSSAGVGKPQPSWLSYFNNRDVWTVILVKIFPDSAWYFFIFWLPKYLNDVRGLDIVSIGLYAWIPYAFAGIGSLLGGWLSSFLLQRNVSLAVSRKIPLGLAAALLPASLLITSVSLPWAIVFFSMAMLGHQLYSTIAQTLVTDLFPSQAVGTVTGLMGCLVTYGAMLFSVLIGHVIGESGYGPAFIIAGMLHPLGFILVLLLLKKDKFVRNDLATI, via the coding sequence TTGAAGCCGCTGAACAATTATCGCTGGTGGGTTTGCGCGCTGATTGCAACAGCCACGGCGATTAATTATCTTGACAGGCAAAATCTGCCAATTGCAATCGGAGAAATCCGGAAAACCATTGAAATCAGTGATTTTGAATACGGACTGATCAACAGTTTGTTTCTTTTCGCCTATGGTACCATGTACGCCGTAGGCGGAAGAACCATTGATTTGCTGGGTTCCAAAATGGGCTACGCGGTGATGATTCTGTGGTGGTCAGCCGCCAATATCATCCATGGGCTGGTTTCCAGTGTCACCGGACTTGGGCTGGCTCGCTTTCTGCTGGGCCTGGGGGAGGGGGGCGGTTTTCCGGCCTCGGCGAAGGTGGTTTCTGAATGGTTTCCGCAGCGGGAACGCTCAATTGCTTTTGGGATTTTCAATGCGGGTTCGAGTCTGGGGGCTGTAATGGCCCCTCCCCTGCTTGCCGCGATAATTTCGCTGGCGAACTGGCGCTGGACCTTTATCCTATCGGGCTTGCTGGGTTTGGGTTGGGTGGTGCTTTGGTACAGAATGTACAGTCTGCCCTCAAATAGTCGGTATTCCTCTTCGGCTGAAAAGGACTACATCAATAACGGTCAAAGTTCCGCGGGGGTAGGAAAACCCCAACCCTCCTGGCTTAGCTACTTCAATAATCGGGATGTCTGGACGGTCATACTAGTTAAGATTTTTCCCGATTCGGCCTGGTACTTTTTCATTTTTTGGCTACCCAAATATCTTAATGACGTACGGGGCTTGGACATTGTGAGCATCGGGCTTTATGCCTGGATTCCCTATGCTTTTGCGGGAATAGGTAGTTTACTGGGTGGCTGGCTAAGCAGTTTTCTGCTACAAAGAAACGTTTCGCTGGCCGTTTCCCGCAAAATCCCGCTGGGGTTGGCCGCGGCTCTATTGCCTGCTTCGCTGCTGATCACAAGCGTGTCATTACCTTGGGCCATTGTGTTTTTCAGTATGGCCATGCTGGGTCACCAGCTGTATTCTACCATCGCCCAAACCTTGGTAACCGACCTTTTCCCCTCACAAGCAGTGGGCACTGTCACAGGACTGATGGGCTGCCTCGTGACCTACGGGGCCATGTTGTTCAGTGTACTGATCGGGCACGTCATCGGTGAGTCTGGTTATGGACCCGCTTTTATAATTGCGGGTATGCTGCATCCTTTGGGCTTTATCCTGGTGCTTTTGCTGCTTAAGAAAGACAAATTTGTTCGAAATGATCTTGCTACTATTTAA